The proteins below come from a single Gossypium raimondii isolate GPD5lz chromosome 2, ASM2569854v1, whole genome shotgun sequence genomic window:
- the LOC105789199 gene encoding uncharacterized protein LOC105789199 — protein sequence MKGVYSAPGDYIHFKSQVPLHKIPIGTKQWRYYDFGPKVVPPLICLPGTAGTADVYYKQIMSLSMKGYRVISVDIPCVWNHQEWIQSFEKFLDAIDVHHIHLYGTSLGGLLAQLFAQHRPRRVKSLILSNAFLETSSFSAAMRWAPIVGWAPSFLLKRYILTGIHNGPQEPFIADSVDFVVSQIETLSRDDLASRLAFTVDNASVGPLLLSDSFITIMDTNDYSSIPQELKDQLGERYPAARRAYLKTGGDFPFLSRPDEVNLHLQLHLRRVGVEAKPDLVPKDGSGGSPGKENDEKKDHDDQPNGNGGNPESTSKESQSPPAPESSEYHGLYDQRLSSAKVISIGREDSTLMRDQHILAIGVLLQLTWEFFIFSLLPIYVCSLYITQNNVWKFRKLV from the exons ATGAAAGGCGTCTACTCGGCGCCCGGAGATTATATCCACTTCAAGTCCCAAGTCCCTCTTCACAAGATccct ATTGGCACAAAGCAGTGGCGATATTATGATTTTGGTCCCAAAGTAGTTCCTCCACTTATATGTCTTCCTGGAACTGCTGGGACAGCAGATGTCTACTACAAACAGATCATGTCCTTGTCCATGAAG GGTTATCGGGTAATTTCTGTTGATATTCCATGTGTTTGGAATCATCAAGAGTGGATTCAAAGTTTCGAAAAGTTCTTGGATGCCATTGATGTTCACCAT ATACATTTATATGGCACATCTCTTGGAGGCCTCCTAGCTCAACTTTTTGCCCAACATCGTCCTAGACGGGTTAAATCCTTAATTCTATCAAATGCATTTTTGGAGACAAGCAGTTTTTCAGCGGCAATGCGTTGGGCACCTAT TGTTGGTTGGGCCCCATCTTTTTTGTTGAAACGATACATCTTAACAGGAATACACAATGGACCTCAAGAACCTTTCATCGCTGATTCTGTAGATTTCGTTGTTTCACAG ATCGAAACTCTCTCGAGAGATGACTTAGCATCCAGGTTGGCTTTCACAGTTGATAATGCTTCAGTTGGACCTCTTCTACTTTCAGATTCATTCATTACCATAATGGAT ACAAATGACTACTCTTCAATTCCTCAAGAACTCAAAGATCAGCTCGGTGAGAGGTATCCCGCTGCTAGGCGAGCTTATCTGAAAACAGGCGGGGATTTCCCATTTCTTTCCCGCCCTGATGAAGTTAACCTACATCTTCAG CTGCACCTTAGACGAGTTGGAGTAGAAGCTAAGCCAGATTTGGTTCCAAAAGATGGCTCTGGTGGGAGCCCTGGCAAGGAGAATGATGAAAAGAAGGATCATGATGACCAACCAAACGGCAATGGGGGCAATCCCGAAAGTACTTCCAAAGAAAGCCAGTCACCTCCGGCTCCTGAAAGTTCAGAATATCACGGCCTATATGATCAGCGACTCAGTAGTGCAAAAGTCATTTCAATAGGTCGCGAAGATTCAACATTGATGAGGGATCAACACATTTTAGCCATCGGAGTCCTCCTTCAGTTGACTTGGGAGTTCTTTATCTTCTCATTGCTTCCCATTTATGTTTGTTCATTGTACATTACTCAAAATAATGTTTGGAAATTCAGAAAACTGGTGTAA
- the LOC105789200 gene encoding putative transferase At4g12130, mitochondrial — MNRFMPCLLIHHRHLHQLQNAGPLCSHLKSRSVIRFSGPDTIKFLQGLLSNDVRRFGESPNEDNSPVVPPMYAALLTPQGRFLYDFFLYRQSRPEEKLDRNGLVEILADVDGSVLDELLATLKKYRLRSKVDIENVAEDFYCWQRYGRGLSEKTPSVEEPVAASVGWRGGDDRSGSSASNGNDVGWQWFKDPRLDCLGFRGIFPSGTTPPLVESDKETDEEKYLLWRLEKGVAEGSTEIPKGEAIPLEYNFAGLNAISFDKGCYVGQELIARTHHRGVIRKRLLPLKFLDNNGKEVERKVTAGSEVINTASGKKTGSVTTAFGFCGMGVLRLEEAFKGSDSLTILGQEDIKVEAIRASWWPSEWFRDQQHTAVA; from the exons ATGAACCGTTTCATGCCTTGTCTTCTCATCCACCATCGTCACCTTCACCAACTTCAAAATGCCGGTCCTCTTTGCTCTCACTTAAAGTCCCGGTCCGTAATACGATTCTCGGGACCCGACACCATCAAATTCCTTCAGGGTCTTTTATCCAACGATGTACGGAGGTTCGGTGAATCCCCAAATGAAGATAACTCGCCCGTAGTTCCGCCTATGTATGCAGCTCTTTTGACTCCTCAAGGAAGGTTTTTGTATGACTTCTTCTTGTATAGACAATCCCGGCCGGAGGAGAAGCTGGACAGGAATGGGTTGGTGGAGATTTTGGCCGATGTTGATGGGTCGGTCTTGGATGAGTTGTTGGCTACTCTTAAGAA ATACCGGTTGAGGTCTAAAGTTGATATTGAGAATGTGGCAGAAGACTTCTATTGCTGGCAGAGGTATGGTCGGGGTCTGTCTGAAAAGACCCCATCCGTTGAAGAACCAGTGGCAGCTTCAGTTGGTTGGAGGGGTGGCGACGATCGTTCTGGCAGTTCAGCTTCAAATGGAAATGATGTTGGATGGCAATGGTTTAAGGATCCTAGATTGGATTGTCTCGGTTTTAGGGGAATTTTCCCATCTGGTACCACGC CACCTTTAGTTGAGTCCGATAAAGAAACGGATGAAGAGAAATACCTTTTGTGGAGATTAGAAAAGGGAGTTGCAGAAGGCTCAACTGAAATTCCAAAAG GGGAGGCAATTCCACTTGAATACAATTTTGCAGGCCTAAATGCAATCAGCTTCGATAAAGGGTGCTATGTCGGGCAAGAGCTTATAGCTCGTACACACCACAGGGGGGTTATTCGCAAACGTTTGCTTCCTTTAAAGTTTCTTGATAATAACGGAAAAG AGGTAGAAAGGAAAGTTACTGCTGGTTCGGAGGTGATTAACACTGCCTCCGGTAAGAAAACAGGGAGTGTGACCACTGCATTTGGTTTTTGTGGAATGGGTGTCTTGCGGCTAGAAGAAGCCTTCAAAGGGTCTGATTCATTGACAATACTGGGACAGGAAGATATAAAGGTTGAAGCAATTAGAGCATCATGGTGGCCCTCAGAATGGTTTCGAGATCAGCAACATACAGCAGTCGCATAG
- the LOC105789202 gene encoding uncharacterized protein LOC105789202, whose product MKLVWCPETAAKAYIDTVELCGVCNDSGIAELVSSMAAGWNASFIVEAWSHGGGTATSIGLTVACRHTNGRHVCIVPDERSRLEYVKVLEVAGMSPEVIVGEPEELMSGLNGIDFLVVDSQQNRFSRVLKLAKLSNKGAVMVCKNTNSRSASSFSWRNVVNDGSHWLIRSIFLPVGEGLDIAHVGSCAGNSSSREGKRRWIKHVNRRTGEEFAIRK is encoded by the exons ATGAAGCTGGTTTGGTGTCCCGAGACAGCAGCCAAGGCTTATATTGATACTGTTGAACTT TGTGGTGTTTGTAATGATTCTGGTATAGCGGAGCTTGTTTCATCAATGGCTGCTGGGTGGAATGCGAGCTTCATTGTGGAGGCGTGGTCGCACGGTGGAGGTACCGCGACAAGCATCGGTTTAACTGTTGCTTGTAGACACACGAATGGAAGACACGTATGTATAGTTCCTGATGAAAGATCGAGATTAGAATACGTTAAAGTCCTGGAAGTGGCCGGCATGTCACCGGAAGTGATTGTTGGCGAGCCTGAGGAGTTAATGAGTGGATTAAACGGCATAGATTTCCTGGTGGTGGATAGTCAGCAGAATCGCTTTTCCAGGGTATTAAAGCTAGCAAAGCTTAGTAACAAGGGGGCAGTTATGGTATGCAAGAACACTAATTCCAGAAGTGCCTCAAGTTTCAGTTGGAGAAATGTTGTCAATGATGGATCGCATTGGCTCATacgttccatctttcttccgGTAGGGGAAGGATTGGATATAGCACATGTAGGGAGCTGTGCTGGAAATTCGAGTTCAAGAGAAGGTAAAAGGAGGTGGATCAAGCATGTCAATCGACGAACGGGGGAAGAATTTGCCATACGAAAGTAA
- the LOC105789201 gene encoding uncharacterized protein LOC105789201 isoform X2: protein MPTEKSPLVSRKCSSSFRKRKSEPAPPGMSPLLKSLWGSYKEPKNIYGAEFLFTDHVTVSFARSGGPGGQNVNKVNTKVDMRFNVKQAYWLSDRIRERIMQMEKNRINKDGEIVISSTKTRTQKGNIDDALAKLQAIIDAAAYVPPPPSEEQKKKIAKMAAIGEQKRLKSKKVLSDKKAFRRSRDSWD from the exons ATGCCGACAGAAAAGTCTCCGCTCGTCTCTCGCAAATGCAGCAGCTCCTTCAGGAAGCGGAAGAGCGAGCCAGCTCCGCCGGGAATGAGCCCACTCCTCAAATCACTTTGG ggcaGTTACAAAGAGCCAAAAAACATTTATGGTGCTGAATTCTTGTTTACAGATCATGTTACGGTGAGTTTTGCAAGGAGTGGTGGCCCTGGTGGTCAAAATGTAAACAAGG TTAACACCAAGGTGGACATGCGGTTCAATGTAAAACAGGCTTATTGGCTTAGTGACAGGATTAGAGAGAGGATTATGCAAATG GAAAAGAACCGTATAAACAAGGATGGAGAAATCGTGATATCATCAACCAAGACTAGGACGCAAAA GGGAAACATCGATGATGCTTTGGCAAAACTACAG GCAATCATTGATGCTGCTGCTTATGTGCCACCACCTCCATCGGaagaacaaaagaagaaaatcgCAAAGAT GGCTGCAATTGGGGAGCAAAAACGCCTTAAAAGCAAGAAGGTCCTTTCAGACAAGAAAGCATTTCGAAGAAGCCGGGACAGTTGGGACTAA
- the LOC105789201 gene encoding uncharacterized protein LOC105789201 isoform X1, translating to MSVIRTSANMIMKQLLHHPPLSFISFSGRPLLPCSRNPIIRLTPNRGISFSPIRCAAPDADADRKVSARLSQMQQLLQEAEERASSAGNEPTPQITLDHVTVSFARSGGPGGQNVNKVNTKVDMRFNVKQAYWLSDRIRERIMQMEKNRINKDGEIVISSTKTRTQKGNIDDALAKLQAIIDAAAYVPPPPSEEQKKKIAKMAAIGEQKRLKSKKVLSDKKAFRRSRDSWD from the exons ATGTCAGTTATTAGGACAAGTGCTAACATGATTATGAAACAACTCCTCCATCACCCGCCGTTATCTTTCATCTCATTCTCCGGTCGGCCGCTACTTCCCTGTTCCCGTAACCCCATCATCCGACTGACGCCCAATCGTGGAATCAGTTTTAGTCCCATTCGTTGCGCCGCACCCGACGCCGATGCCGACAGAAAAGTCTCCGCTCGTCTCTCGCAAATGCAGCAGCTCCTTCAGGAAGCGGAAGAGCGAGCCAGCTCCGCCGGGAATGAGCCCACTCCTCAAATCACTTTGG ATCATGTTACGGTGAGTTTTGCAAGGAGTGGTGGCCCTGGTGGTCAAAATGTAAACAAGG TTAACACCAAGGTGGACATGCGGTTCAATGTAAAACAGGCTTATTGGCTTAGTGACAGGATTAGAGAGAGGATTATGCAAATG GAAAAGAACCGTATAAACAAGGATGGAGAAATCGTGATATCATCAACCAAGACTAGGACGCAAAA GGGAAACATCGATGATGCTTTGGCAAAACTACAG GCAATCATTGATGCTGCTGCTTATGTGCCACCACCTCCATCGGaagaacaaaagaagaaaatcgCAAAGAT GGCTGCAATTGGGGAGCAAAAACGCCTTAAAAGCAAGAAGGTCCTTTCAGACAAGAAAGCATTTCGAAGAAGCCGGGACAGTTGGGACTAA
- the LOC105789203 gene encoding uncharacterized protein LOC105789203, giving the protein MQGGRGGRDPFFEFGGDPFGGFGGHKSLLSNFFNGRDPFDDPFFTRPFDRMFESSFFGPGHNPFPDMHPSGFIEQQAPEPKRPSGPIIQELDSDDEKEMKENSRKHGRSKDEPHVEVPDDETEQSERRNGHLQYMNGYNGSYQRQQQPPQTRSFTFQSSTVTYGGANGAYYTSSKTRRSGSDGITFEESKEANTATGQASHRVSRGLHDKGHSVTRKLNSDGRVETMQALHNLNEDELSGFEEAWNGNARKHLPGWSGSSNVHDATGTSWGQNGQASHGGWALPSTERSQQSGKAMMDAKDSAGPSRGQNSTKAKGLGALKDKISQTLGKKKNQV; this is encoded by the exons atgcaGGGCGGCAGAGGCGGAAGGGATCCATTCTTTGAATTTGGTGGTGATCCCTTTGGTGGTTTTGGGGGTCATAAAAGTTTACTATCCAATTTCTTTAATGGAAGGGACCCTTTTGATGATCCTTTCTTCACACGTCCTTTTGATAGAATGTTTGAATCAAGCTTCTTTGGCCCTGGTCATAATCCTTTCCCTGATATGCACCCATCTGGGTTCATTGAACAACAAGCCCCAGAGCCAAAACGACCAAGCGGTCCTATTATCCAAGAATTAGATTCTGATGATGAAAAAGAGATGAAAGAAAATTCCAGAAAACATGGTAGGTCTAAGGATGAACCTCATGTCGAGGTACCAGATGATGAAACTGAACAATCTGAGAGAAGGAATGGGCATTTGCAGTATATGAATGGCTATAATGGTTCATATCAACGACAGCAGCAACCACCTCAAACTCGTAGCTTTACGTTTCAAAGCTCCACCGTTACGTATGGTGGTGCTAATGGGGCTTACTATACTTCATCCAAAACAAGGAGGAGTGGAAGTGATGGG ATTACCTTTGAAgaaagcaaagaagctaacacAGCTACAGGTCAAGCAAGCCACCGGGTTTCAAGGGGACTTCATGACAAG GGTCATTCGGTTACGAGAAAGCTGAATTCGGATGGTAGGGTGGAAACAATGCAGGCCTTGCACAATTTGAATGAAG ATGAGCTTTCTGGTTTTGAAGAAGCTTGGAATGGAAATGCTAGAAAGCATTTGCCTGGCTGGTCTGGAAGTTCTAATGTCCATGATGCAACAG GGACAAGTTGGGGTCAGAATGGGCAAGCAAGTCATGGAGGATGGGCACTTCCTTCTACCGAGCGTTCTCAGCAGTCGGGAAAAGCAATGATGGATGCCAAAGACAGTGCAGGGCCATCACGCGGCCAGAATTCTACAAAGGCGAAAGGTTTGGGAGCCCTTAAAGATAAGATTTCTCAGACACTAGGGAAGAAAAAGAACCAAGTTTGA